A genome region from Setaria italica strain Yugu1 chromosome III, Setaria_italica_v2.0, whole genome shotgun sequence includes the following:
- the LOC101755523 gene encoding protein SINE1: protein MAGSVGVGEYSELDDSMMDSIDHKPSFRGLKLYVKDLDSNTLPPFLARVCASDKPSSYSMEEILCIFETAAEAQGRNIVPYIGQIVSAIVRIMSSGSLHSAGCSKVVCTLSRYGIDPLGREEEKSEIISSLCRPLSDCLMNTNKSISSGSALCITALVQSNYWQFASNELVNGVCLKVSGALEEAHCHTVMHLSLVVALSKYNTLTLEPYGRSLIRSGLQILDHSTKASNSQMIMSSIQMIHSIMKRLNMRIISSEISSIIQALEQCQGGYIPDICTAAFQAAETAKLLERQDECGDRKKLSPLVNCSGRHSRNGSNSPIDDADTRDSGSSESPCEVQSVRSFNDLDSQPPLGQCADILGSTRARRRLWSSGSHFSHAMSDDEFFHISAPDCRDTMGTIGQSNSSGLVKASRRCSDVLTRVGDPCPTCLTPRATNQVYRRQALSTPRKQVYSFTSCSDSERESHRLPKSLAFRQIQCPDHLLVQKDGEFEERKGYCKSIHQSNQCHAQSTDLLTEDLKFPTNSRRSDSARTPCEVRNADAAENQKMSGTKKSETNSLLSRLIPFICVVLIIVLLAWWKQHPSNELYFVPT, encoded by the exons ACTTCCTCCATTTCTGGCCCGTGTGTGCGCCTCTGATAAGCCAAGCTCGTACTCTATGGAGGAGATCTTATGCATTTTTGAGACTGCTGCAGAAGCTCAAGGCCGTAACATTGTACCATACATCGGGCAGATTGTTTCAGCAATCGTCAGGATTATGTCATCAGGGTCCTTGCATAGTGCTGGTTGCTCCAAGGTGGTTTGCACATTGTCCCGCTATGGCATTGATCCTCTGGGTAGGGAAGAAGAGAAATCTGAGATTATTAGCTCCCTTTGCCGTCCCTTATCAGATTGCTTGATGAACACCAACAAGAGCATCTCTTCTGGTTCTGCTCTTTGTATCACTGCTCTTGTCCAGTCCAATTATTGGCAATTCGCAtccaatgagttggtcaatggTGTCTGCTTGAAGGTCTCGGGGGCTCTAGAGGAGGCTCACTGTCACACTGTTATGCACTTAAGCTTGGTGGTTGCTCTGTCAAAATATAATACTTTGACACTTGAGCCTTATGGGCGATCATTGATAAGATCTGGATTACAGATATTGGATCATAGCACTAAGGCTAGCAATTCTCAGATGATTATGTCATCCATTCAAATGATACATTCCATCATGAAAAGGTTGAATATGAGGATAATATCTTCAGAGATCAGCAGCATTATCCAAGCTTTGGAGCAATGCCAAGGTGGCTATATTCCAGATATCTGCACTGCAGCTTTTCAGGCAGCCGAGACTGCTAAGCTACTTGAGAGGCAGGATGAATGTGGAGATCGCAAAAAACTTAGTCCATTGGTAAACTGTAGTGGGAGGCATAGCAGGAATGGGTCAAATTCTCCAATTGATGATGCGGATACTAGAGACAGTGGCTCTAGTGAATCTCCTTGTGAGGTGCAATCTGTTCGTTCATTTAATGACTTAGATTCTCAGCCGCCACTTGGACAATGTGCTGATATTCTTGGAAGCACACGTGCAAGGCGGCGCCTTTGGAGTAGTGGATCTCACTTTTCACATGCAATGTCGGATGATGAGTTTTTCCACATTTCAGCACCTGATTGTCGTGATACTATGGGTACAATAGGACAATCTAATTCTTCTGGACTTGTTAAGGCAAGTAGGAGGTGCTCAGATGTGTTGACAAGAGTTGGTGACCCATGTCCTACTTGCTTAACACCTCGAGCTACTAATCAG GTGTACAGGCGGCAAGCTTTATCAACTCCAAGGAAGCAGGTCTACTCTTTCACCTCTTGCAGTGATTCAGAAAGAGAGAGCCACCGCCTACCTAAAAGCCTAGCTTTTAGGCAGATACAGTGCCCAGATCATCTTTTGGTTCAAAAGGATGGTGAATTTGAGGAAAGGAAAGGCTACTGCAAGTCTATTCATCAGAGCAACCAATGCCATGCACAGAGTACAGACTTGCTGACTGAAGACCTGAAGTTCCCAACCAACAGCAGGCGTTCTGATAGTGCGCGGACTCCATGTGAAGTACGCAATGCTGATGCTGCTGAGAATCAAAAGATGAGTGGAACGAAGAAAAGTGAAACAAACAGTCTTCTCAGTCGATTAATTCCTTTCATCTGCGTTGTGTTAATCATTGTGTTGTTAGCTTGGTGGAAGCAGCATCCCAGTAATGAGCTCTATTTCGTTCCTACATAG